The following are from one region of the Capsicum annuum cultivar UCD-10X-F1 chromosome 1, UCD10Xv1.1, whole genome shotgun sequence genome:
- the LOC107847853 gene encoding uncharacterized GPI-anchored protein At1g61900 isoform X1, translating into MAYAKAASRLKGSLIHQLLVIALCLASYQNVVALHVPHEPTQTSSTSEQASPPKSGIFEPIEISPAVIPHYPSPEKSLPPMYPSLPKAYDPVLTGRCPVNFSVISSITEKTASDCTQSLSTVVGNVICCPQFNSLLHIFQGFYSNRSDTLVLQSAVADDCFRDIISILASKGANSSISGLCSVKSSNLTGGSCPVKDIGTFEKIVNTSKLLESCSTVDSLKECCRPVCQPAISEAALQISGIKMTLGDKNIIGVPSEIDTLNDCKGVVYSWIARKLQFEDASSTFRLLSSCKVNKVCPLEFQQPLEVINACRNLAAPSPSCCISLNAYIAGIQKQMLITNRQAIICAAAFGFMLQKAGVMTNIYELCDVDLKDFSLQGYGQEGGCLLRSYPADLVYDNITGFSFTCDLNDNIAAPWPSSSTITSLSLCAPEMSLPALPTSETLGNYSCPRGGLDLLVPILLFFLSILF; encoded by the exons ATGGCTTATGCAAAGGCTGCCTCTCGTCTCAAGG GTTCATTGATCCATCAGCTGCTAGTAATTGCTCTCTGTCTGGCCAGCTATCAGAATGTAGTGGCTCTGCATGTGCCGCATGAGCCAACCCAAACTTCCTCCACATCTGAACAGGCCAGCCCTCCCAAAAGTGGAATCTTTGAACCAATTGAGATATCACCTGCTGTCATCCCTCATTATCCTTCCCCGGAGAAATCATTGCCGCCAATGTATCCTTCCTTACCGAAGGCATATGACCCTGTCTTGACTGGAAGATGCCCTGTAAATTTCTCTGTCATTTCAAGCATCACAGAAAAAACAGCATCAGATTGTACGCAATCTTTGTCAACGGTAGTAGGAAATGTAATATGCTGCCCACAATTCAATAGCTTACTCCACATATTTCAGGGATTTTACAGCAATCGCTCTGATACTTTAGTTTTACAAAGTGCGGTAGCGGATGATTGTTTTAGAGATATCATCAGTATATTAGCTAGTAAAGGAGCAAATAGCTCCATTTCTGGTCTGTGCTCTGTGAAGTCATCAAATCTAACTGGTGGGTCTTGCCCTGTGAAGGACATTGGTACTTTTGAAAAAATAGTGAATACAAGCAAGTTGTTGGAGTCCTGTAGCACAGTTGATTCTCTTAAAGAATGTTGTAGGCCTGTCTGCCAGCCTGCAATTTCTGAGGCTGCACTTCAAATTTCAGGGATAAAGATGACTCTTGGTGATAAGAATATAATCGGAGTACCTAGTGAAATTGATACACTTAATGATTGTAAAGGAGTGGTCTATTCATGGATTGCAAGAAAACTGCAATTTGAGGATGCCAGTTCTACATTTCGGTTATTGTCTTCCTGCAAAGTTAATAAAG TGTGTCCCCTGGAATTCCAGCAACCATTAGAAGTGATCAATGCGTGCAGAAATTTAGCCGCTCCAAGTCCGTCATGTTGTATCTCATTAAATGCTTATATTGCTGGGATACAGAAGCAGATGTTGATTACAAATCGACAAGCAATTATATGTGCTGCGGCATTTGGTTTTATGTTACAGAAGGCTGGTGTCATGACAAATATTTATGAGCTTTGTGATGTTGACTTGAAAGACTTCAGTCTCCAGG GATATGGGCAAGAAGGAG GGTGCTTGCTTCGAAGTTATCCGGCAGATCTGGTTTATGACAACATAACAGGTTTCAGCTTTACTTGTGACTTAAATGATAATATTGCTGCTCCATGGCCTTCATCATCGACAATCACATCCTTGTCTCTTTGTGCTCCTG AGATGTCTTTGCCGGCACTACCGACATCAGAGACATTGGGAAATTATA
- the LOC107847853 gene encoding uncharacterized GPI-anchored protein At1g61900 isoform X2, whose amino-acid sequence MAYAKAASRLKGSLIHQLLVIALCLASYQNVVALHVPHEPTQTSSTSEQASPPKSGIFEPIEISPAVIPHYPSPEKSLPPMYPSLPKAYDPVLTGRCPVNFSVISSITEKTASDCTQSLSTVVGNVICCPQFNSLLHIFQGFYSNRSDTLVLQSAVADDCFRDIISILASKGANSSISGLCSVKSSNLTGGSCPVKDIGTFEKIVNTSKLLESCSTVDSLKECCRPVCQPAISEAALQISGIKMTLGDKNIIGVPSEIDTLNDCKGVVYSWIARKLQFEDASSTFRLLSSCKVNKGCLLRSYPADLVYDNITGFSFTCDLNDNIAAPWPSSSTITSLSLCAPEMSLPALPTSETLGNYSCPRGGLDLLVPILLFFLSILF is encoded by the exons ATGGCTTATGCAAAGGCTGCCTCTCGTCTCAAGG GTTCATTGATCCATCAGCTGCTAGTAATTGCTCTCTGTCTGGCCAGCTATCAGAATGTAGTGGCTCTGCATGTGCCGCATGAGCCAACCCAAACTTCCTCCACATCTGAACAGGCCAGCCCTCCCAAAAGTGGAATCTTTGAACCAATTGAGATATCACCTGCTGTCATCCCTCATTATCCTTCCCCGGAGAAATCATTGCCGCCAATGTATCCTTCCTTACCGAAGGCATATGACCCTGTCTTGACTGGAAGATGCCCTGTAAATTTCTCTGTCATTTCAAGCATCACAGAAAAAACAGCATCAGATTGTACGCAATCTTTGTCAACGGTAGTAGGAAATGTAATATGCTGCCCACAATTCAATAGCTTACTCCACATATTTCAGGGATTTTACAGCAATCGCTCTGATACTTTAGTTTTACAAAGTGCGGTAGCGGATGATTGTTTTAGAGATATCATCAGTATATTAGCTAGTAAAGGAGCAAATAGCTCCATTTCTGGTCTGTGCTCTGTGAAGTCATCAAATCTAACTGGTGGGTCTTGCCCTGTGAAGGACATTGGTACTTTTGAAAAAATAGTGAATACAAGCAAGTTGTTGGAGTCCTGTAGCACAGTTGATTCTCTTAAAGAATGTTGTAGGCCTGTCTGCCAGCCTGCAATTTCTGAGGCTGCACTTCAAATTTCAGGGATAAAGATGACTCTTGGTGATAAGAATATAATCGGAGTACCTAGTGAAATTGATACACTTAATGATTGTAAAGGAGTGGTCTATTCATGGATTGCAAGAAAACTGCAATTTGAGGATGCCAGTTCTACATTTCGGTTATTGTCTTCCTGCAAAGTTAATAAAG GGTGCTTGCTTCGAAGTTATCCGGCAGATCTGGTTTATGACAACATAACAGGTTTCAGCTTTACTTGTGACTTAAATGATAATATTGCTGCTCCATGGCCTTCATCATCGACAATCACATCCTTGTCTCTTTGTGCTCCTG AGATGTCTTTGCCGGCACTACCGACATCAGAGACATTGGGAAATTATA